The Echinicola rosea genome has a segment encoding these proteins:
- a CDS encoding DUF4834 family protein, translating to MIKFLLIVLGVGWLLGQLVRYFLRSKLARFAQQVNQAAKEQEQAQRRANDNGDIHVDYVPKSYDERRSKDIKGGEYVDYEEVKD from the coding sequence TTGATTAAATTCCTTTTAATAGTTCTTGGCGTTGGATGGTTGCTTGGGCAACTGGTTCGTTATTTTCTAAGATCCAAGTTAGCACGATTTGCCCAGCAGGTAAATCAAGCTGCTAAAGAACAGGAGCAAGCACAACGAAGGGCCAACGATAATGGAGACATTCATGTGGACTACGTGCCGAAGTCTTATGATGAAAGAAGAAGTAAGGATATCAAAGGCGGTGAATACGTCGATTATGAAGAGGTGAAAGATTGA
- the carB gene encoding carbamoyl-phosphate synthase large subunit, with protein MPKDNSIKHVLIIGSGPIVIGQACEFDYAGSQAARSLREEGITVTLINSNPATIMTDPVTADNVYLLPLEKKSLVKILEEHPDIDCVLPTMGGQTALNLAIEADKAGIWDRYNVRMIGVDIDAIETAENREKFKALLEELNVGVCIGKTATSFLQGKEIAQEIGFPLVIRPSYTLGGTGGGFVEKEDEFENALMSGLKASPTHEVLIEQSILGWKEYELEVLRDSLGNMVVICSIENFDPMGVHTGDSITVAPAMTLPDTVYQEMRNLAIKMMNGIGNFAGGCNVQFSVSPDNQTIIGIEINPRVSRSSALASKATGYPIAKVAAKLAIGYNLDELKNSITGSTSAFFEPAIDYVIVKIPRWNFDKFKGSDRRLGLSMKAVGEVMGIGGNFQEALQKACQSLEIKRNGLGADGKELKNQEQILYSLEHPSWNRLFHIYDAFKLGISFRTIHDLTKIDKWFLKQIEELVHLDITLDKYTLDTIPKDLMMLAKHKGYADRQIAHLLGCLESEVFHKRREEMGIKRVYKLVDTCAAEFEAQTPYYYSSFGEENESQVSDRKKVIVLGSGPNRVGQGIEFDYSCVHGVLAAKECGYETIMINCNPETVSTDFDIADKLYFEPVFWEHIYEIILHEKPEGVIVQLGGQTALKLAEKLEKYGIKILGTSFEALDLAEDRGEFSSLLKENDVPYPEFGTIHSTDEALELCKTIGFPLLVRPSYVLGGQGMKIVINEKELEQHVVEVLKDIPDNEILLDHFLEGAIEAEADAICDGENVYIIGIMQHIEPAGIHSGDSYAVLPPYNLGDLVVRQIETFTEKIALALKTKGLINIQFAVKDDKVYVIEANPRASRTVPFICKAYKEPYVNYAVKVMLGENKVTDFEFKPYKKGYAIKEPVFSFHKFPNVNKELGPEMKSTGEAIYFIDDLMDDYFLKIYSERNLYLSR; from the coding sequence ATGCCAAAAGACAATAGCATTAAACATGTACTGATTATTGGAAGTGGTCCGATCGTAATTGGCCAAGCCTGTGAATTCGACTATGCTGGATCTCAGGCCGCACGATCCCTCCGAGAAGAAGGGATTACCGTCACGCTGATCAACTCCAATCCGGCGACAATTATGACCGATCCGGTTACTGCAGACAATGTTTACCTGCTTCCACTGGAGAAAAAGTCTCTTGTAAAAATATTGGAAGAACATCCTGATATTGATTGCGTCCTTCCTACCATGGGAGGCCAGACAGCCCTAAACTTGGCCATCGAGGCAGATAAAGCGGGGATCTGGGATAGGTATAATGTCAGGATGATCGGTGTGGATATAGATGCCATCGAAACCGCTGAAAACCGTGAGAAATTCAAAGCACTTTTGGAAGAGCTCAATGTCGGGGTTTGTATTGGGAAAACGGCCACGTCCTTTCTCCAGGGCAAAGAAATAGCGCAAGAAATTGGCTTCCCGTTGGTGATCAGGCCATCTTATACACTTGGTGGTACCGGTGGAGGTTTCGTGGAAAAGGAAGATGAGTTTGAAAATGCCCTGATGAGCGGGCTGAAAGCTTCTCCGACTCATGAAGTGCTGATCGAGCAAAGTATTCTTGGATGGAAAGAATATGAGCTGGAAGTTTTAAGGGATAGTTTGGGCAATATGGTCGTGATCTGTTCCATTGAGAATTTTGACCCGATGGGTGTTCATACAGGTGATTCTATTACCGTGGCACCTGCCATGACCCTTCCCGATACTGTTTACCAGGAGATGAGGAATCTCGCGATCAAGATGATGAATGGTATTGGTAACTTTGCGGGAGGTTGTAACGTGCAGTTTTCCGTAAGCCCAGACAACCAGACCATTATTGGTATTGAGATTAACCCAAGGGTATCGCGTTCTTCGGCTTTGGCCTCAAAGGCTACAGGTTACCCAATTGCCAAAGTAGCCGCCAAATTGGCAATCGGCTATAACTTGGATGAGCTTAAAAACTCCATTACCGGTAGTACTTCTGCATTCTTCGAACCGGCTATTGACTATGTAATTGTAAAAATCCCTCGTTGGAATTTTGATAAATTCAAAGGATCCGACCGTCGTCTGGGGCTCTCCATGAAGGCAGTGGGTGAAGTGATGGGAATTGGTGGAAACTTCCAAGAGGCCCTTCAAAAGGCCTGTCAATCCCTTGAAATCAAACGTAATGGACTTGGTGCGGATGGTAAGGAGCTGAAGAATCAAGAACAAATCCTATACAGTTTGGAGCACCCAAGCTGGAATAGGCTTTTTCATATTTATGATGCCTTTAAATTGGGCATTTCTTTTAGGACCATTCATGACCTGACCAAGATCGATAAATGGTTCTTGAAGCAAATTGAAGAGTTGGTTCACTTGGACATAACCCTAGATAAGTACACCTTGGATACCATTCCAAAGGACTTAATGATGCTGGCCAAACACAAAGGCTATGCGGATCGGCAGATTGCGCACTTGCTGGGATGTCTTGAAAGTGAGGTCTTCCATAAGAGGCGGGAAGAAATGGGCATCAAGCGGGTGTACAAATTGGTAGATACTTGTGCTGCTGAATTTGAGGCGCAGACACCGTACTATTATTCCTCATTCGGCGAAGAGAATGAATCACAGGTGTCTGACCGCAAGAAAGTCATCGTGTTGGGCTCAGGTCCTAACCGAGTGGGGCAGGGCATCGAGTTTGATTACTCTTGTGTTCATGGCGTACTGGCTGCCAAGGAATGTGGCTATGAGACCATCATGATCAACTGTAACCCAGAGACCGTTTCGACGGACTTTGATATTGCGGATAAATTGTACTTCGAGCCTGTATTCTGGGAGCATATTTACGAGATCATTTTGCATGAAAAGCCTGAAGGCGTGATCGTACAGCTTGGTGGGCAGACGGCACTTAAGCTGGCAGAAAAGCTCGAAAAATATGGCATCAAAATCTTGGGAACCAGCTTTGAGGCGCTTGACCTCGCCGAGGATCGTGGGGAATTTTCCAGCTTGTTGAAGGAAAATGATGTTCCTTATCCTGAGTTCGGAACCATCCACAGCACCGATGAGGCGTTGGAGTTATGTAAGACCATTGGCTTCCCGCTGTTGGTGAGGCCTTCTTACGTTCTTGGTGGACAAGGGATGAAGATTGTCATCAACGAGAAAGAACTCGAGCAGCACGTAGTGGAAGTACTGAAGGATATTCCTGACAATGAAATCCTGCTGGATCACTTCCTTGAGGGAGCCATTGAGGCAGAGGCAGATGCCATCTGCGATGGGGAAAATGTGTATATCATCGGTATCATGCAGCACATTGAGCCAGCGGGGATCCACTCCGGAGATTCATATGCTGTATTGCCTCCATATAATCTGGGAGACTTGGTGGTACGGCAAATCGAAACCTTTACCGAAAAAATTGCCCTGGCACTCAAGACCAAAGGACTGATCAATATTCAGTTTGCGGTGAAGGACGACAAAGTCTATGTGATCGAGGCCAATCCGCGTGCATCCAGAACGGTACCGTTTATTTGTAAGGCTTATAAAGAACCTTATGTGAATTATGCCGTAAAAGTGATGTTGGGAGAAAATAAAGTGACCGACTTTGAATTTAAACCTTACAAAAAAGGTTATGCTATCAAAGAGCCGGTTTTCTCTTTCCATAAATTCCCTAACGTGAATAAAGAGTTGGGACCTGAGATGAAATCCACCGGAGAGGCGATTTACTTCATTGATGATTTGATGGATGATTACTTCTTGAAGATCTACTCAGAGAGAAACCTATATCTAAGTAGATAA
- the odhB gene encoding 2-oxoglutarate dehydrogenase complex dihydrolipoyllysine-residue succinyltransferase yields the protein MSLEIKVPAVGESITEVTIGQWFKNTGDYVEMDEVICELESDKATFELTAEADGVLSVKAEAGETLEIGAVICEIDTNASEGDAAPAKEEKETSSDSKETKKTAENKSGKTGEVKEMVVPTVGESITEVTLASWLKEEGDFVEMDEIIAEVDSDKATFELPAEAQGILKRVAEEGDTLEIGGLICKIEVVEGDAPEADDSAEEEAKTSSEPSGGSGSYAEGHASPAAAKILAEKGIDAKEVKGTGKDGRITKEDAEKAQKQAPKPAASKPSKSEQKETAPEAPKVAGERNMKREKMSSLRKTISKRLVAAKNETAMLTTFNEVNMKPIMDLRKQYKEMFKEKHNVNLGFMSFFTKAVCVALQEWPAVNAQIDGNEIIYHDFCDVSIAVSAPKGLVVPVIRNAESLSFDQVEKEVVRLATKARDGKLTIEEMTGGTFTITNGGIFGSMMSTPIINQPQSAILGMHNIVERPMAVNGEVKILPMMYIALSYDHRIIDGRESVSFLVRLKQLLEDPARLLLGV from the coding sequence ATGAGTTTAGAAATCAAAGTCCCCGCTGTGGGCGAATCCATTACTGAGGTAACTATTGGTCAGTGGTTTAAAAATACTGGAGATTATGTCGAAATGGACGAGGTAATCTGCGAGTTGGAATCTGACAAGGCCACTTTTGAACTGACTGCAGAAGCAGACGGGGTACTGAGTGTAAAGGCAGAGGCCGGCGAGACCCTTGAAATCGGGGCGGTGATCTGCGAGATTGACACCAATGCTTCTGAAGGCGACGCTGCCCCTGCAAAAGAAGAAAAAGAGACATCTTCTGACAGTAAAGAAACCAAAAAAACTGCTGAAAATAAATCTGGCAAAACAGGTGAAGTGAAGGAAATGGTCGTTCCCACAGTGGGCGAATCCATCACCGAAGTGACCTTGGCTTCTTGGTTAAAAGAAGAAGGTGACTTTGTCGAAATGGATGAGATCATTGCAGAGGTAGATTCCGACAAAGCAACCTTTGAGCTGCCTGCGGAAGCACAAGGGATCTTGAAGCGTGTGGCAGAAGAAGGAGATACCCTTGAGATAGGTGGACTGATCTGTAAGATCGAAGTGGTGGAAGGCGATGCCCCTGAAGCAGACGATTCCGCTGAAGAGGAAGCAAAAACATCCTCTGAACCATCTGGTGGATCAGGCAGCTATGCAGAAGGCCATGCTTCCCCCGCCGCCGCCAAAATACTGGCAGAAAAAGGTATCGATGCCAAGGAGGTAAAAGGCACGGGCAAAGACGGCAGGATCACCAAAGAAGATGCTGAAAAAGCCCAGAAGCAAGCACCTAAACCTGCTGCTTCCAAGCCTTCTAAATCAGAACAAAAAGAAACGGCTCCTGAAGCACCTAAAGTGGCGGGAGAACGAAATATGAAACGAGAGAAAATGTCTTCTCTCCGAAAAACCATTTCCAAGCGATTGGTGGCAGCCAAAAATGAAACGGCCATGCTCACCACTTTCAATGAGGTCAACATGAAACCGATCATGGACCTAAGGAAACAATACAAGGAAATGTTCAAGGAAAAGCACAATGTAAACCTTGGGTTTATGTCGTTCTTCACCAAGGCCGTTTGTGTAGCCCTTCAGGAATGGCCAGCTGTAAATGCTCAAATAGATGGTAATGAGATCATATACCATGATTTCTGTGACGTCTCCATTGCCGTCTCGGCACCTAAGGGATTGGTGGTTCCTGTCATTCGTAATGCAGAGTCCCTGTCTTTTGACCAAGTGGAGAAAGAAGTGGTTCGTTTGGCTACCAAGGCACGTGACGGAAAGTTGACCATCGAAGAGATGACCGGCGGTACCTTTACCATTACCAATGGCGGTATTTTTGGTTCGATGATGTCCACTCCGATCATTAACCAGCCTCAGTCTGCCATCCTTGGCATGCACAATATTGTAGAACGACCAATGGCGGTAAATGGCGAGGTGAAAATCCTTCCGATGATGTACATCGCCCTTTCCTACGACCACAGGATCATCGACGGTCGTGAATCCGTCAGCTTCCTAGTGAGACTGAAGCAATTGCTGGAAGACCCGGCTAGATTGCTGCTTGGGGTGTAG
- the lpdA gene encoding dihydrolipoyl dehydrogenase, protein MTYDLIVIGSGPGGYVAAIRGAQLGMKTAIIEKYPTLGGTCLNVGCIPSKALLDSSEHYHNAAHTFETHGIDLKDLKVNLKQMISRKDDVVKQNVDGIQYLMKKNKIDVHQGVGSFVDKNTVKVTKDDDKTEEITGKNIIIATGSKPASLPFIEIDKKRVITSTEALKMKEVPKHMIVIGGGVIGMELGSVYARMGAKVSVVEFMDSLIPSMDKTMGKELQKSLKKLGFEFYLKHKVTAVKSTAKQVTVTAENSKGESVEVKGDYVLVSIGRKPYTEGLNPEAAGVKLNDRGQVEVDEHLKTSADNIYAIGDVVKGAMLAHKAEEEGVLVVEQLAGQKPHINYNLIPGVVYTWPEVAAVGYSEEELKEKGVKYKTGKFPFMASGRARASMDTDGLVKVLADAETDEILGVHMIGPRTADMIAEAVVAMEYRASAEDIARMSHAHPTYTEAFKEACLAATENRALHV, encoded by the coding sequence ATGACATACGACTTAATCGTAATCGGATCCGGGCCGGGGGGCTATGTGGCCGCCATCAGAGGGGCACAACTCGGCATGAAAACCGCCATTATCGAGAAATATCCCACACTGGGAGGTACATGCCTGAATGTAGGCTGTATCCCCTCAAAGGCGTTATTGGACTCTTCGGAGCACTACCACAACGCTGCCCATACCTTTGAAACGCACGGCATCGATCTTAAGGACCTGAAGGTAAACCTGAAGCAAATGATTTCCCGCAAGGATGATGTGGTAAAGCAAAATGTGGATGGTATCCAGTACTTGATGAAAAAAAATAAAATCGATGTCCACCAGGGAGTCGGTTCTTTTGTGGATAAAAATACCGTAAAAGTGACCAAGGATGATGACAAGACTGAGGAGATTACCGGTAAGAATATTATCATTGCTACCGGATCCAAGCCAGCTTCCTTGCCTTTTATCGAGATCGATAAGAAGCGTGTCATCACCTCTACCGAGGCACTTAAGATGAAAGAGGTCCCTAAACACATGATCGTGATTGGCGGTGGAGTGATCGGGATGGAACTGGGCTCTGTTTATGCACGAATGGGTGCCAAGGTATCAGTAGTAGAGTTTATGGATTCTTTGATCCCTTCCATGGACAAAACCATGGGCAAAGAACTACAAAAATCCCTCAAAAAGTTGGGCTTTGAATTTTACCTGAAACACAAGGTGACGGCTGTCAAAAGCACTGCAAAGCAAGTGACTGTCACGGCAGAGAACAGCAAGGGTGAATCAGTAGAAGTAAAAGGAGATTATGTTTTGGTGTCCATTGGTAGAAAGCCTTATACCGAAGGGCTCAATCCTGAAGCTGCCGGTGTGAAGTTAAATGACCGGGGCCAAGTAGAGGTTGATGAGCATTTGAAAACATCCGCTGATAATATCTATGCGATCGGAGATGTGGTCAAAGGTGCGATGTTGGCCCATAAGGCAGAAGAAGAAGGGGTATTAGTGGTAGAGCAGCTGGCTGGTCAAAAGCCACATATCAATTACAACCTGATTCCGGGGGTAGTCTATACTTGGCCAGAAGTAGCGGCAGTAGGCTATTCTGAAGAAGAGTTAAAAGAGAAAGGTGTTAAATACAAAACGGGTAAATTTCCGTTTATGGCCTCTGGCCGTGCCAGAGCATCCATGGACACGGATGGTTTGGTGAAAGTGTTGGCTGATGCAGAAACCGATGAGATACTCGGGGTCCACATGATAGGCCCGAGGACTGCTGATATGATTGCTGAAGCCGTAGTGGCCATGGAATACCGGGCTTCTGCGGAAGATATTGCAAGAATGTCCCACGCCCATCCTACGTACACGGAGGCCTTTAAAGAGGCATGTTTGGCGGCAACAGAAAATAGGGCGTTGCACGTTTAG
- a CDS encoding four helix bundle protein: protein MKTNINPVNTNQGRTMGRHRYEDLEVYKRAVDLAVEVSLRTRLYPDFEKYSLTSQTNRAVYSISNNIAEGAGRNSDKEFDQFLGIALGSAFELDTQLVISNKLNYIEESDFMKVSKDLEAIHNMIFGLKRSLKK from the coding sequence ATGAAAACTAATATTAACCCGGTCAACACTAATCAGGGACGTACAATGGGGCGCCATCGCTATGAAGACCTAGAGGTGTACAAAAGAGCTGTTGACTTGGCTGTAGAAGTAAGTCTAAGAACGCGGTTATATCCAGATTTTGAAAAATACTCGCTTACTTCCCAAACGAATAGAGCGGTATATTCCATTTCTAATAATATAGCAGAAGGAGCTGGTAGAAATTCCGATAAGGAATTTGATCAGTTTCTGGGTATTGCACTGGGCTCAGCCTTTGAGTTGGACACGCAATTGGTAATTTCCAATAAACTAAATTATATAGAGGAAAGTGATTTTATGAAAGTGTCAAAGGATTTAGAGGCCATTCATAATATGATCTTTGGACTTAAGCGGAGTTTAAAAAAATAA
- a CDS encoding LVIVD repeat-containing protein, protein MKTKLLSMVLVTIVLFSSCNREDDVPGTGNDAILLNNDAESLSVRFSKDKTGVVGITSETAANARINAEEIPAGSLPLELIAQVEAPTHEGNVLQATHVDIDGDYAYVTYNTKGTQYLGALDIFDISDVHNPVIRSQAIFTDADLNAVDFVEGKLYIAAAVDVDADYGVDGPANLITVSTANGAFTSDFQFSSVEGYVSTDVAHTDAHVVSVSGTEGMVALFDKANSSLVNQVAFPDLRSVTYGGGKLLVLDGEEGVNSLDPVSLVKGYTIALGEDYSGSKRTMDVHGETLVVSEGANGAGLYSISNGAEQAKIEIPIVSDGLVTEEVVTNAVTTNERHLFMANGAAGVSAVALGDDVETLGVLDLFGSSNYVRANNEYLFVASGLEGLQILKINLAEDIVDDVCTDLPAYKGSTWMNINSGEPQGYSGSVVADGLNVNDDFTFCGSLSVKGWANINSGGTFNMRGSMVVGQYGQDTGLQINSTMKIEGSLVIYGNLTINSGGTLEFLGDDSSITVYGNVWNNGTVTGEFDDTEGKLD, encoded by the coding sequence ATGAAAACTAAATTGCTATCAATGGTTTTAGTGACCATTGTGTTGTTTTCATCTTGTAACAGAGAAGATGATGTTCCGGGGACTGGAAATGATGCCATCCTTCTGAACAATGATGCTGAATCCTTAAGTGTGCGTTTCAGCAAAGATAAAACAGGCGTCGTGGGGATTACCTCAGAGACTGCAGCAAATGCACGGATCAATGCGGAAGAGATTCCTGCTGGTTCATTGCCCTTGGAATTGATTGCCCAAGTGGAAGCCCCTACCCATGAGGGGAATGTCCTACAGGCCACCCATGTGGATATTGATGGAGACTATGCTTACGTTACCTACAACACCAAAGGAACCCAGTATTTGGGAGCCCTTGATATTTTTGATATCAGTGATGTACATAATCCTGTGATCAGGAGTCAGGCGATCTTTACTGATGCTGATTTGAATGCCGTGGATTTTGTAGAAGGCAAGCTGTACATCGCTGCAGCGGTGGATGTAGATGCGGACTACGGTGTAGATGGTCCAGCAAACTTGATTACGGTAAGCACTGCAAATGGGGCATTTACTTCTGATTTTCAGTTTTCTTCTGTGGAAGGTTATGTCAGCACAGATGTGGCCCATACAGATGCCCATGTGGTCAGCGTAAGTGGTACGGAGGGTATGGTTGCCCTTTTTGATAAGGCTAATTCATCTCTAGTGAACCAGGTAGCATTTCCCGATTTACGGTCCGTAACTTACGGTGGAGGAAAGCTGTTGGTCCTAGATGGCGAAGAAGGGGTGAATTCCCTTGATCCGGTATCTTTGGTCAAAGGCTATACCATTGCATTGGGAGAAGATTATTCTGGCTCAAAGCGAACCATGGATGTGCATGGGGAGACCCTTGTGGTGTCAGAAGGCGCTAATGGTGCTGGCCTCTATAGTATTTCAAACGGGGCAGAACAAGCCAAGATTGAAATTCCAATAGTTTCTGATGGATTGGTTACAGAGGAAGTCGTGACCAATGCAGTGACCACCAATGAGCGGCACTTGTTTATGGCCAATGGTGCAGCAGGGGTAAGTGCAGTAGCACTTGGTGATGATGTAGAAACACTTGGGGTGCTGGATCTGTTTGGTTCATCAAACTATGTAAGGGCAAATAATGAGTATTTGTTTGTGGCTTCTGGATTGGAAGGGCTTCAGATCTTAAAGATCAATCTTGCCGAGGACATCGTAGATGATGTATGCACTGATTTGCCAGCATATAAAGGCAGCACCTGGATGAATATCAACTCCGGTGAGCCTCAGGGATACTCAGGATCTGTTGTGGCCGATGGATTGAATGTCAATGACGATTTTACCTTCTGCGGATCATTGTCCGTAAAAGGCTGGGCCAATATCAACTCTGGCGGGACTTTTAATATGCGAGGTTCCATGGTGGTGGGCCAGTACGGTCAAGACACTGGACTTCAGATCAACAGCACCATGAAAATAGAAGGAAGTCTGGTGATTTATGGTAACCTGACCATCAACAGTGGAGGCACTCTTGAGTTCCTGGGGGATGATTCTTCCATTACCGTGTACGGAAATGTATGGAACAATGGCACCGTAACGGGTGAATTTGATGATACTGAAGGTAAATTGGACTAA
- a CDS encoding 2-oxoglutarate dehydrogenase E1 component, which yields MDKYSYISNAHVAYIDELYEDYKKDPESIEPSWKTFFDGFDFAITKFGEDDDGGAVSSSGGNGTAKNGALATKGTIMDMEQLPKEIKVRALIHAYRSRAHLRSKTNPVRERRDRKALIDLDDFGLSEADLDTEFQAGNEIGIGDAKLSKIMESLKKIYEGTMGFEYLYIRDPEMLDWFRQKIEKEALAFDPPDEEKKRILYKLNEAVVFENFLHTKYLGQKRFSLEGGESTIPFLDAVINKSADLGAEEVMIGMAHRGRLNVLANVMGKTYEQIFSEFEGTAKPDLTMGDGDVKYHMGFSSEITTPSDKKINLKLAPNPSHLEAVNPVVEGFVRAKIDHQYEGNKDKVVPILIHGDAAVAGQGIVYEVTQMANLKGYNTGGTIHFVINNQVGFTTDFDDARSSIYCTDVAKIIDAPVIHVNGDDPEAVVFAANLAADFRQRYNQDIFIDMVCYRRHGHNESDEPKFTQPNLYNLISKHPNPREIYNKELLERGDVDAKLAKQMDKEFRQLLQDRLNMVKEKPLPYKSSPFEQAWKELRKSEPADFDKSPDTFISEDSIEKVAEALTSLPKGFKPIKQIEAQMKQRKDMFYNSKSLNWAAAELLAYGSLLLEGKTVRLTGQDSRRGTFSHRHAVLHDANTNKSYNSLKEMKDIKGQFHIYNSLLSEYAVLGFEYGYAMANPNALTIWEAQFGDFGNGAQTMIDQFISSGESKWQKMNGLVMLLPHGYEGQGPEHSNARPERFLQLSAEYNMVVANITEPSNFFHLLRRQLAWEFRKPCIVMSPKSLLRHPKVVSPIDEFTKGGFREVLNDTTVKKTDVTRVVLCSGKIYYDLIEAREKEKVKDVAIVRVEQLHPLPEKQIVEVVKSYSKNKEVVWVQEEPENMGYWTYMMRALFRDFPMDVIARKASASPATGYFKVHQEEQTHIINQALRIK from the coding sequence ATGGACAAATATTCATACATTTCCAATGCCCATGTAGCCTATATCGATGAGCTATATGAGGACTACAAAAAAGACCCAGAATCAATCGAGCCGAGTTGGAAGACATTTTTTGATGGATTTGACTTTGCCATCACCAAATTTGGAGAAGATGATGATGGAGGGGCGGTAAGCTCCAGCGGAGGCAATGGAACCGCCAAAAACGGAGCACTTGCCACCAAGGGTACCATCATGGACATGGAGCAATTGCCGAAGGAAATCAAAGTGAGGGCCTTGATCCACGCTTATCGCTCCAGAGCACACCTTCGCTCCAAGACCAATCCCGTAAGAGAAAGAAGAGACAGAAAGGCGCTGATTGACCTTGATGATTTCGGATTGAGCGAAGCAGACCTGGATACCGAGTTCCAGGCTGGAAACGAAATCGGTATCGGTGATGCCAAGTTGAGCAAGATTATGGAATCCCTTAAGAAAATCTATGAAGGGACAATGGGTTTTGAGTACCTCTACATCCGGGATCCGGAAATGCTGGATTGGTTCAGGCAGAAAATAGAAAAGGAAGCCCTTGCTTTTGATCCGCCGGATGAAGAAAAAAAGCGGATTCTATATAAACTGAACGAAGCAGTAGTATTTGAAAACTTTCTCCACACCAAATACTTGGGTCAAAAGCGCTTTTCGCTGGAAGGTGGCGAGAGTACTATCCCATTTTTGGATGCAGTGATCAATAAATCTGCAGACTTGGGTGCTGAAGAAGTGATGATCGGCATGGCCCACCGTGGCCGCTTGAATGTCCTGGCCAATGTCATGGGCAAAACCTATGAGCAGATTTTCTCGGAATTTGAAGGGACAGCCAAACCTGACCTGACCATGGGCGATGGTGATGTGAAATACCACATGGGTTTCTCCAGTGAGATCACCACGCCAAGTGATAAAAAGATTAATTTGAAATTGGCGCCTAACCCTTCTCACCTTGAAGCGGTAAATCCAGTGGTGGAAGGCTTCGTAAGGGCCAAGATCGACCATCAATACGAAGGCAATAAGGATAAAGTGGTGCCCATATTGATCCACGGTGATGCAGCGGTGGCTGGCCAAGGGATTGTCTATGAAGTGACCCAGATGGCCAATCTCAAAGGCTATAATACCGGAGGGACCATCCACTTTGTGATCAATAACCAAGTAGGTTTTACCACGGACTTTGACGATGCCCGTAGCTCTATCTACTGTACCGATGTCGCCAAGATTATCGATGCACCAGTGATCCATGTGAATGGTGATGACCCAGAGGCGGTGGTATTTGCCGCTAATTTGGCAGCCGACTTCAGACAAAGGTACAATCAGGATATCTTTATCGATATGGTGTGTTACCGTCGTCATGGCCATAACGAGTCTGATGAACCGAAGTTTACGCAGCCTAATCTTTACAACCTGATTTCGAAGCATCCCAATCCAAGAGAGATCTATAATAAGGAACTTCTGGAAAGAGGTGATGTAGATGCCAAACTGGCCAAGCAGATGGACAAAGAGTTCCGTCAATTGCTCCAGGACAGGTTGAATATGGTGAAGGAAAAGCCATTGCCATATAAGTCGTCTCCATTTGAGCAAGCTTGGAAGGAGTTGAGAAAGTCCGAGCCGGCTGATTTTGACAAGTCGCCTGACACCTTCATTTCGGAAGACTCCATTGAGAAGGTGGCCGAGGCGCTTACTTCATTGCCAAAAGGCTTCAAGCCGATCAAGCAGATCGAGGCACAGATGAAGCAGCGTAAGGACATGTTCTATAACTCCAAGTCGCTTAACTGGGCGGCAGCCGAATTGTTGGCTTATGGCTCTTTGTTGCTGGAAGGCAAGACGGTAAGATTGACCGGACAGGATAGTAGAAGGGGGACTTTCTCCCATCGTCATGCCGTCCTTCATGATGCCAATACCAATAAATCCTACAATTCCCTTAAGGAGATGAAGGATATAAAAGGGCAATTCCACATTTATAATTCCTTGCTGTCAGAATATGCCGTTCTTGGATTTGAGTACGGTTATGCCATGGCCAATCCAAATGCACTGACCATTTGGGAAGCGCAGTTTGGGGACTTTGGTAATGGTGCACAGACCATGATCGACCAGTTTATCAGTTCCGGTGAGTCCAAGTGGCAAAAAATGAACGGTTTGGTAATGCTGTTGCCCCATGGCTATGAAGGCCAAGGGCCAGAGCACTCCAACGCCCGTCCAGAGCGATTCCTGCAACTTTCTGCTGAATACAATATGGTCGTGGCCAATATTACCGAGCCTTCCAACTTCTTCCACCTGCTGAGAAGACAGTTGGCTTGGGAATTCAGAAAGCCTTGTATCGTCATGTCGCCTAAATCTCTTTTGAGACATCCAAAGGTGGTCTCGCCGATCGATGAATTTACCAAAGGAGGATTCAGGGAAGTGCTGAACGATACCACGGTGAAGAAGACAGACGTGACGAGAGTGGTACTTTGCTCTGGAAAGATCTATTATGACCTAATCGAAGCCAGGGAAAAAGAAAAGGTGAAGGATGTCGCCATCGTTCGTGTGGAGCAGCTTCACCCACTTCCTGAGAAACAAATCGTAGAGGTGGTGAAATCCTACAGCAAGAACAAGGAAGTGGTTTGGGTGCAAGAGGAGCCAGAAAACATGGGCTACTGGACCTACATGATGCGGGCACTGTTCAGGGACTTCCCAATGGACGTGATCGCGCGAAAGGCCAGTGCGTCACCAGCGACAGGCTACTTCAAAGTCCACCAAGAAGAACAAACGCACATTATCAACCAAGCTTTAAGAATCAAATAA